One Belonocnema kinseyi isolate 2016_QV_RU_SX_M_011 unplaced genomic scaffold, B_treatae_v1 SchBZDm_2769;HRSCAF=3037, whole genome shotgun sequence genomic window carries:
- the LOC117182539 gene encoding putative uncharacterized protein ART2 — protein sequence MIGRADIEGSESDVAMNAWPPQASYPCVSMHTEYRDQASFCPFALREVSVLAELALGHLRYSLTDVPFHSNSPPGSVLESDHARV from the exons ATGATAGGAAGAGCCGACATCGAAGGATCAGAAAGCGACGTCGCTATGAACGCTTGGCCGCCACAAGCCAGTTATCCCTGTG TCTCTATGCATACTGAATATCGAGATCAAGCCAGCTTTTGCCCTTTTGCTCTACGCGAGGTTTCTGTCCTCGCTGAGCTGGCCTTAGGACACCTGCGTTATTCTTTGACAGATGTACCGTTCCACTCAAACTCCCCGCCTGGCAGTGTCCTCGAATCGGATCACGCGCGAGTATGA
- the LOC117182540 gene encoding uncharacterized protein LOC117182540: MKRGVKLEQFIVQNDLHVLNDPCQPLTFQSVNGQSWIDVTLATSNILPLVESWNVRVDWTSSDHRVIDFGIRFRKAPSTSVSSSGRFPVKKMDVNAYEVSFKELAEEKLAGLPVERKEDVEAMADTITECIVKACETSTPVHKLFKRSHPWWNRKLTFLKRQLHMLRRRRQKKQAKTGKSYPELVAFRGVLRLYRKSIRDAKRGSIRKFITKIGNEEPWGYVYQLQTERLRTETVLSTIRTASGHTCTLEETASEYFRTLVPDDDPSTETQEQVSVREFAATAPDTEEVYKILKTLKNNKAPGPDRIEVMALKKAWPIIGPHLVRHFNDCRKFSVFPKT, encoded by the coding sequence ATGAAGCGTGGAGTGAAGCTGGAGCAATTCATCGTCCAAAATGATCTCCACGTTTTAAACGATCCGTGCCAACCACTTACATTCCAAAGTGTCAATGGTCAATCTTGGATTGACGTCACATTGGCAACCTCGAACATACTTCCTCTTGTGGAATCTTGGAATGTACGCGTGGATTGGACATCCAGTGACCACAGAGTTATTGACTTTGGCATCCGATTTAGGAAGGCGCCCAGCACTTCTGTATCCTCCTCCGGTCGATTTCCTGTGAAAAAGATGGACGTGAACGCATACGAAGTAAGCTTCAAAGAGCTTGCAGAAGAGAAACTTGCTGGCCTCCCAGTTGAACGGAAAGAGGATGTTGAAGCGATGGCTGACACCATTACTGAGTGCATAGTCAAAGCCTGTGAGACCTCAACGCCAGTTCACAAACTGTTCAAGAGGTCTCACCCTTGGTGGAACAGAAAACTGACTTTTCTTAAAAGACAGCTGCACATGCTGCGAAGGAGACGGCAGAAGAAACAAGCAAAAACCGGAAAGTCTTACCCGGAGCTTGTAGCTTTTCGCGGGGTCCTCCGCCTGTACAGAAAATCGATTAGGGACGCTAAAAGGGGTAGCATTCGTAAGTTCATCACAAAGATCGGTAACGAAGAACCGTGGGGTTACGTCTACCAGCTTCAGACGGAACGCCTTCGAACAGAAACGGTTCTTAGTACGATCAGAACAGCGAGTGGGCACACCTGTACCCTTGAGGAGACGGCAAGTGAGTATTTTCGAACGCTCGTGCCCGATGATGATCCTTCTACTGAGACTCAGGAGCAGGTTTCTGTGAGAGAGTTTGCCGCAACTGCGCCAGACACGGAGGAAGtctataaaattctcaaaactcTCAAGAACAATAAAGCTCCTGGCCCAGACAGGATTGAGGTTATGGCCCTAAAGAAGGCATGGCCCATCATCGGACCTCACTTGGTGCGGCACTTTAATGATTGTCGTAAGTTCAGTGTCTTTCCAAAAACCTGA